Proteins encoded within one genomic window of Nitrospina gracilis 3/211:
- a CDS encoding helix-turn-helix transcriptional regulator, whose protein sequence is MNGTRHTSLEERDYLAILDIIPRMLDCRCREDIKISIQKYILPLFEAQSAMWVWVDVDFLSERLRNPKFIGSAGIPEEELEIIHLFVPYQFSIPQKIAETTRLVVAHDIDIPREKIEKEKDLFFADHPQYRGEKGNYLRQPVNILGTIDRPDFSLAFGIQRRFPFDKPFTLRDIRVLELIQPHLLRVIKTVVLNEELTKYKALTETLAETSSAVALVSLDHRIIFRNATFSQLLPVQENQRLPRKVADLLETEASKYISPFSSDSSTLELPFIQLPKGMFRLTASPMSPQGEVEEQCWLLQLKPATEPFSQMNLLMQNKSLTPREMEIAYLICDGMTDQEIGGRLFISIHTVKNHFKSIYRKFDVHSRTQLVATLQSFKPTPEG, encoded by the coding sequence ATGAATGGCACTCGGCACACTTCTTTGGAGGAAAGGGACTATCTCGCCATTCTGGACATAATCCCCCGAATGCTTGACTGTCGTTGCCGGGAAGATATTAAAATTTCCATACAAAAATACATTCTGCCTTTGTTTGAGGCTCAATCCGCCATGTGGGTTTGGGTTGATGTTGATTTTTTATCCGAGCGACTCCGCAATCCAAAATTCATCGGCAGTGCAGGGATACCGGAAGAAGAGCTGGAAATAATTCACCTTTTTGTCCCATACCAATTCTCCATACCTCAAAAAATTGCAGAAACGACTCGGTTGGTTGTCGCTCACGACATTGATATCCCCAGAGAAAAAATTGAAAAAGAGAAGGACTTGTTCTTTGCAGATCACCCGCAATACCGGGGAGAAAAAGGCAACTATCTGAGGCAACCGGTAAACATTTTGGGCACCATTGACCGCCCGGATTTCAGCCTGGCTTTTGGGATTCAACGCCGTTTCCCCTTCGACAAACCGTTTACATTGAGGGATATCCGGGTGCTTGAACTCATCCAGCCTCACCTTTTGCGAGTCATAAAAACCGTGGTATTGAATGAAGAACTGACCAAATACAAGGCATTGACGGAAACACTTGCGGAAACTTCCTCAGCGGTTGCACTCGTCAGCCTGGATCACAGGATCATTTTTCGTAATGCGACCTTTTCCCAGTTACTGCCTGTCCAGGAGAATCAACGGTTGCCTCGAAAGGTTGCGGATTTGCTGGAAACGGAGGCATCCAAATACATATCTCCTTTCAGTTCGGATTCCTCGACTCTTGAACTACCCTTCATTCAATTACCCAAGGGGATGTTCCGTTTGACCGCCTCCCCAATGAGTCCACAGGGGGAGGTGGAAGAGCAATGCTGGCTTCTGCAATTAAAGCCCGCGACGGAACCGTTTTCCCAAATGAATTTGTTGATGCAGAACAAAAGCCTCACCCCCCGGGAAATGGAAATCGCTTATTTGATCTGCGATGGGATGACCGATCAAGAAATAGGGGGCCGCTTGTTCATCAGCATTCATACAGTCAAAAACCATTTCAAAAGCATCTACAGAAAGTTCGACGTGCATTCGCGTACGCAACTGGTGGCAACCCTGCAATCCTTCAAGCCCACACCGGAGGGCTAA
- a CDS encoding Arm DNA-binding domain-containing protein has protein sequence MELKTELPQMALTSTAVKNDKPSWKTLRLYDERGLYLEVFPNSGKWWRFEKRPCTS, from the coding sequence ATGGAACTCAAAACGGAGCTCCCCCAGATGGCCCTTACCAGCACTGCCGTCAAAAACGACAAGCCCTCCTGGAAAACCCTCCGTCTTTACGATGAGCGTGGCTTGTATCTTGAAGTTTTCCCTAATAGCGGGAAATGGTGGCGATTTGAGAAAAGGCCCTGCACCTCTTAA
- a CDS encoding response regulator, translating into MSIMDDCAGTHGKILIIEDDPDIRDVLRFQLEQANYKVIEAANGEEAIDLMKKGSNLLQVGLILTDIRMPKINGVEAIEYIKANAPSIPILVVTGYPDTDLAVDLLRKGVKDFLVKPVEKETLLNKVAAILASPQEFKYA; encoded by the coding sequence ATGTCCATCATGGATGATTGTGCAGGCACTCATGGAAAAATCCTGATTATCGAAGACGATCCTGATATTCGCGACGTGCTCCGGTTTCAGCTGGAACAGGCGAATTACAAAGTGATTGAAGCCGCAAACGGGGAAGAGGCCATTGACCTGATGAAAAAAGGATCCAACCTGCTGCAGGTGGGCCTGATCCTCACCGATATTCGCATGCCCAAAATAAATGGAGTAGAGGCCATCGAATACATCAAAGCCAACGCCCCGTCCATTCCGATCCTGGTGGTCACCGGGTATCCAGATACGGATTTGGCGGTGGACTTGTTGCGCAAGGGGGTCAAGGATTTCCTGGTAAAGCCCGTGGAAAAAGAAACGTTATTGAACAAGGTGGCTGCAATTCTCGCCTCCCCGCAGGAATTCAAATACGCGTGA
- a CDS encoding helix-turn-helix transcriptional regulator, with product MDDRTHTALPENDYQALIQIMHRLYNCKAKSDLKAVFKNSILPFFEAEDSSYAWMDVQMIEDKLIPGQTIDCILIPEKQFSILEKISGYMVSIGETFIQSGRPVIAHDVDIPREKLQEELQNFFRDHPIHTPADLYGNESYLATLVANHRPDNVVVGLHRYAPNDKLWTRREIRLMELLHPTLFSVIKRVAIQEQVKTHKALVAALDQTGAPMALVGEGGRVLYRNAAFSCIVAVESGGVLPPPLRKLLERQANRMNPAKVPESGAPLLAFFPQGQAVYRLDFTQLFQDGNRADPTWILRLHPVDDPYTRLRLNLQKAGLTPREMETAILAGDGLDDVDIAQRLFISPNTLKNHFKSIYRKLDVHSRTQLVANLRSSWKPIAGG from the coding sequence ATGGACGACCGGACTCACACCGCACTGCCTGAAAATGATTACCAGGCTCTCATCCAAATCATGCATCGGCTGTACAACTGTAAGGCCAAAAGCGACCTGAAGGCCGTGTTTAAAAACAGCATCCTTCCCTTCTTCGAAGCCGAGGACAGCAGTTATGCCTGGATGGATGTGCAAATGATTGAGGACAAGCTCATACCCGGCCAAACCATCGACTGCATCCTGATCCCGGAAAAACAGTTTTCCATCCTGGAAAAAATAAGCGGTTACATGGTTTCCATTGGGGAGACCTTCATTCAATCCGGCCGCCCGGTGATCGCCCACGATGTGGACATCCCACGCGAGAAGCTTCAGGAAGAATTGCAAAACTTTTTCCGGGATCATCCGATCCACACTCCGGCGGATTTATACGGCAATGAAAGTTATCTGGCAACACTCGTCGCCAACCATCGTCCGGACAACGTCGTGGTGGGTTTGCACCGCTATGCGCCCAACGACAAGCTCTGGACGCGGCGGGAGATCCGCCTCATGGAGTTATTGCATCCAACCCTTTTCAGCGTGATCAAACGCGTGGCCATCCAGGAACAGGTAAAAACCCACAAGGCGTTGGTTGCAGCACTGGATCAAACCGGCGCACCCATGGCGCTGGTAGGAGAAGGCGGACGTGTGCTGTACCGCAACGCCGCATTTTCCTGCATCGTCGCAGTCGAAAGCGGCGGCGTCTTACCTCCACCCCTTCGAAAATTATTGGAACGACAGGCAAACCGGATGAATCCCGCAAAAGTTCCGGAATCCGGCGCGCCCCTCCTGGCATTTTTCCCTCAGGGGCAAGCCGTTTACCGTCTTGATTTCACACAATTGTTTCAGGATGGAAACAGGGCCGACCCTACATGGATTTTACGCCTGCATCCCGTTGACGATCCTTACACCCGGCTTCGTTTGAATCTGCAAAAGGCCGGGCTGACGCCAAGAGAAATGGAAACTGCCATCCTGGCGGGCGACGGCCTGGACGACGTCGACATCGCCCAACGCCTGTTCATCTCCCCCAACACTCTTAAAAACCATTTCAAAAGCATCTACAGAAAGCTCGACGTCCACTCGCGCACGCAACTGGTGGCAAACCTCAGGTCATCATGGAAGCCCATAGCAGGAGGTTGA
- a CDS encoding helix-turn-helix transcriptional regulator: MNNSKRFTLAETDYLNVIHIMQKLHPCRTRSDLKNCFKQDILPFFEADDAIYGSHDINLIKGLSLSVNAMDAVRVPGDQMPLVNKMGQYFISFPQTFSRTHRKVIAHDVDIPRERLQKEIQNFFKDHPQYSPLNIYPIQRGYESSLGTHDSGDKVTTGILRYAPNHKLWTRREIRLMELLLPALNGAIKRVAIQEQVKTHQALIVALETMDTPMALVQEDGRVPYRNAAFSHLVPVKSGGVLPQPLMGLVEQQKYRMKPDRRPDSASLRLAFYQHNGSTHRLDLTELNANGNGRDPAWLLRLDAADDPHTGLHRTLQTAELTPREVEVAILAGDGLEDADIAQRLFISAATLKNHFRRIYKKLGVHSRTQLVANLRSSWNPIAGG, translated from the coding sequence ATGAATAACTCAAAAAGATTTACGCTGGCTGAAACAGATTATTTGAATGTAATCCACATCATGCAGAAACTCCACCCCTGCCGGACGCGAAGCGATTTGAAGAATTGCTTCAAACAAGACATCCTTCCTTTCTTTGAAGCCGATGACGCGATTTACGGGTCGCATGATATCAACCTGATCAAGGGATTATCCCTTTCCGTGAATGCCATGGACGCAGTACGGGTTCCGGGCGACCAGATGCCCCTGGTGAATAAAATGGGCCAGTACTTCATTTCCTTTCCGCAAACCTTTTCCCGAACCCACCGGAAAGTCATCGCTCATGATGTGGACATCCCGAGAGAACGTTTGCAAAAGGAAATCCAAAACTTTTTCAAAGACCATCCCCAATATTCGCCTCTAAACATTTATCCCATTCAGCGCGGTTACGAATCTTCCCTGGGAACCCATGACAGCGGGGATAAGGTCACAACCGGGATCCTCCGTTACGCACCCAATCACAAACTCTGGACGCGGAGGGAAATCCGCCTCATGGAACTTCTTCTGCCCGCGCTCAACGGCGCCATCAAGCGAGTGGCCATTCAGGAGCAGGTGAAAACCCACCAGGCATTGATTGTGGCGCTGGAAACCATGGATACCCCCATGGCGCTGGTGCAGGAAGACGGACGGGTGCCGTACCGCAATGCGGCCTTCTCGCATCTCGTTCCTGTCAAAAGCGGCGGGGTTCTGCCACAACCCTTGATGGGGTTGGTGGAGCAACAGAAATACCGGATGAAACCGGACCGACGACCGGATTCAGCCAGTCTTCGTTTGGCGTTTTATCAGCATAACGGCTCTACCCATCGTCTGGATCTTACGGAGTTGAATGCGAATGGCAATGGCAGGGACCCCGCCTGGCTGTTGCGCCTGGATGCGGCCGACGATCCCCACACCGGACTGCACCGTACTCTGCAAACCGCCGAGCTGACGCCGCGCGAGGTGGAAGTCGCCATACTTGCAGGCGATGGACTGGAAGATGCCGACATCGCCCAGCGCCTGTTCATTTCTGCCGCCACGCTTAAAAACCATTTCAGAAGGATTTACAAAAAACTCGGCGTGCATTCCCGCACGCAACTGGTGGCAAACCTCAGGTCATCATGGAATCCCATAGCAGGAGGTTGA
- a CDS encoding LuxR C-terminal-related transcriptional regulator has protein sequence MSPDIDPPCSLSEADYIKVIESIRQFYRCETRGQLETLIKETLFPLFRVQTFGASWIDFDLGRKTQGHGKTIFQLGYTQEEADAWQKVYPYHEDITRLFATSLRPVLAFDVDLPRSSLQDVMKNFLCDHPQYRKPGFESLHTVTSLIALVDPPDFNIGIGLTRFQPYEDPFTAREVRLAELIRPSLIHALKFIAINEEWKTTRSLVNQLSKTASPMCLIQPQGLITFCNEAFQNITNLKRGQFLPESFRELIKEREEGLTEPACVEAPSDFMDFITLPSGDVHCAWTRLVHSDETEAGCWLLKMKPVADPYLNTMLVMKRAGLTPREKEIAERMCDGLGDSNISQRLFISPATLKNHFKSIYQKLDVHSRTQLMERLRPTSKSERS, from the coding sequence ATGAGTCCAGATATCGACCCACCTTGCTCCCTGTCGGAAGCCGATTACATAAAAGTCATCGAGAGCATCCGCCAATTTTATCGATGCGAAACACGGGGGCAACTTGAAACCTTAATCAAGGAAACCCTTTTCCCATTGTTCAGGGTGCAAACATTTGGGGCGAGCTGGATCGATTTTGATTTGGGAAGAAAGACCCAGGGGCATGGAAAAACAATTTTTCAACTGGGCTACACGCAGGAAGAAGCCGACGCCTGGCAGAAAGTGTATCCCTACCATGAAGACATCACCCGATTGTTTGCCACCAGCCTGCGACCCGTCCTGGCTTTCGATGTGGACCTTCCCCGGTCCAGCCTGCAAGACGTTATGAAAAATTTTTTATGCGACCACCCACAATACAGGAAGCCCGGATTCGAGTCCCTTCACACCGTTACCAGCCTGATTGCTTTGGTCGACCCTCCGGACTTTAATATTGGAATCGGTTTGACACGGTTTCAACCCTACGAGGACCCATTCACCGCCCGGGAAGTGCGATTGGCGGAATTGATCCGTCCCAGCCTCATTCATGCCCTCAAATTTATAGCCATTAATGAAGAGTGGAAAACCACCCGATCTCTTGTAAACCAGCTTTCAAAAACCGCCAGCCCCATGTGCCTTATTCAACCGCAGGGGCTGATCACTTTTTGCAATGAAGCTTTCCAGAACATAACGAATTTGAAGCGAGGTCAATTCCTTCCCGAATCTTTCAGGGAATTGATAAAGGAGAGGGAAGAAGGCCTTACCGAGCCGGCCTGTGTGGAAGCCCCTTCCGATTTTATGGATTTTATCACATTGCCCTCTGGAGACGTGCATTGCGCGTGGACCCGTTTGGTGCATTCGGACGAAACCGAGGCTGGATGCTGGCTGCTCAAAATGAAACCCGTCGCCGATCCCTATTTAAATACCATGCTGGTGATGAAACGGGCGGGATTGACTCCACGAGAAAAAGAAATTGCAGAAAGGATGTGTGATGGGCTCGGCGATTCCAATATTTCCCAGCGCCTGTTCATTTCCCCTGCCACTCTAAAAAATCACTTCAAAAGCATCTATCAAAAACTCGACGTACATTCACGCACACAATTAATGGAACGACTCAGACCAACTTCTAAATCCGAAAGGAGTTGA
- a CDS encoding helix-turn-helix transcriptional regulator: MARQSHTPLPEKDYLKIIEIIQALHRCRNRNDMRQFIQKYFVEGMEVDYVAWGWVEVQKDLMKVRGAQVLDCVGLPENEIECVRKMLDYHDQLTEFILNGFRTVTAADVDHSRSLLPRQVDAFFTDHPEYDRETMKVGKLVTAMCFFDRPNLDVGLGLNRVFPNTKAFTLRDVRMLELLQPVLVATIKRIALQEQLKTYQVLTDALADCDLPLALTQTDGRLLFRNERFQQIVPVEPMSLLPETLIALLHKQAARIYPEHPSTAAAPGIETFEHGGEAYRFEATPVHPDTALDNPAWLLRLHPADDPHSTLHRHLQTAKLTPREVEVAILATDGMEDAHIAERLFISPHTLKNHLKQIYRKLGVQNRTKLVARLKPF, translated from the coding sequence ATGGCCAGGCAGTCCCACACACCCCTTCCTGAAAAAGATTACCTGAAAATCATCGAGATCATCCAGGCACTGCACCGTTGCCGGAACAGAAATGACATGCGGCAATTCATTCAAAAATATTTCGTTGAGGGGATGGAGGTGGATTACGTAGCCTGGGGGTGGGTGGAGGTACAGAAAGATTTAATGAAGGTTAGGGGCGCACAGGTACTCGATTGCGTCGGGTTGCCGGAAAATGAAATTGAATGCGTCCGCAAGATGCTGGACTACCACGACCAGTTGACCGAGTTTATACTGAACGGATTCCGCACCGTCACCGCTGCCGATGTGGACCACAGCCGGTCCCTTCTTCCCCGCCAGGTGGACGCCTTCTTTACAGACCATCCGGAATACGATCGCGAAACAATGAAAGTGGGAAAGCTGGTGACGGCCATGTGCTTTTTCGACCGGCCCAACCTGGATGTCGGCCTGGGTTTGAACCGGGTGTTTCCCAACACCAAGGCGTTCACCCTGCGGGACGTGCGCATGCTTGAGTTGCTACAACCGGTTCTGGTGGCCACAATCAAACGCATCGCCCTGCAGGAGCAGTTGAAAACCTACCAGGTCCTGACCGACGCACTGGCGGATTGCGACCTGCCTCTGGCGCTGACCCAGACGGACGGCCGCCTGCTGTTTCGCAATGAGAGATTCCAACAGATCGTTCCGGTGGAGCCAATGAGCCTTTTGCCGGAAACCCTGATTGCATTGCTCCATAAACAGGCCGCGCGGATTTACCCGGAACATCCGTCCACCGCCGCCGCCCCCGGCATCGAAACTTTTGAACACGGCGGGGAAGCCTACCGGTTTGAAGCCACACCGGTTCATCCCGATACCGCCTTGGACAACCCGGCATGGCTGTTGCGCCTGCACCCGGCGGACGACCCTCATTCCACCCTGCACCGTCACCTGCAGACCGCAAAGCTCACCCCACGCGAGGTGGAGGTGGCCATCCTTGCCACGGACGGAATGGAAGACGCCCACATCGCCGAACGGCTGTTCATCAGCCCGCACACGCTCAAGAACCATCTCAAGCAAATATACAGGAAGCTGGGTGTGCAAAACCGCACGAAGCTTGTCGCCAGGCTCAAACCCTTTTGA
- a CDS encoding Tll0287-like domain-containing protein, with amino-acid sequence MASYLHSVIEANRTIYSQYLVDRLKETVKLNATENWEEAHTLPLPAQFLAMSADRVRSQNLGLQYRLISLWPINPENGPESNIEEKALKKISKPSETPFAWIDESKGDLTFNTLYPDRAITRQCTICHNNHPDSGKKDFKMGDVMGGILVRFPIHSANDGRNTYFYVPPETAADYIHAILEADRAVYAKHVVHRLEKNKVSYASANWWEDNALLLPAQFLLNASDLIQNLRLGFHYRLISLWPVNPHNGPGNKFERLGLKALAQSPVHPYKRTLLSGNREFFQAMYPDRATTPSCVKCHNAHPESPRHNFRLFDVMGAIVVSIPLDREEELVSFAPEE; translated from the coding sequence GTGGCCTCTTACCTGCATTCGGTCATTGAGGCCAACCGCACCATTTATTCTCAATACCTGGTCGATCGGCTCAAAGAAACGGTGAAACTGAATGCGACCGAAAACTGGGAGGAGGCCCACACCCTGCCTTTGCCCGCGCAATTCCTGGCCATGTCGGCGGATCGGGTGCGTTCCCAAAACCTGGGGTTGCAATACCGGCTCATCAGCCTGTGGCCAATCAATCCGGAGAATGGGCCCGAAAGCAACATAGAGGAAAAGGCGCTGAAGAAAATCAGCAAACCCTCCGAAACGCCCTTCGCCTGGATCGATGAAAGCAAAGGGGACCTCACCTTCAACACCCTGTATCCGGACAGGGCAATTACCCGCCAGTGCACCATTTGTCACAACAACCATCCGGACAGTGGAAAAAAAGATTTCAAGATGGGTGACGTGATGGGCGGGATCCTGGTGCGATTTCCCATCCATAGTGCCAACGATGGCCGGAACACCTACTTTTACGTTCCTCCGGAAACGGCTGCAGACTACATCCATGCCATTCTGGAGGCGGACCGCGCGGTGTATGCCAAACACGTGGTCCACCGGCTGGAAAAAAACAAGGTCAGCTACGCCTCGGCAAACTGGTGGGAAGACAATGCCCTTCTGCTGCCCGCTCAGTTTTTATTGAACGCCTCGGATTTGATTCAAAATCTTCGCCTGGGTTTTCATTACCGGTTGATCAGCCTCTGGCCGGTCAATCCTCACAATGGCCCGGGCAACAAATTTGAAAGGCTGGGATTGAAGGCCCTGGCCCAGTCCCCGGTGCACCCGTACAAACGCACGCTCCTGTCCGGAAACCGCGAGTTTTTTCAAGCCATGTATCCGGACCGCGCAACCACGCCTTCCTGTGTGAAATGCCACAATGCGCACCCCGAAAGCCCCAGGCACAACTTCAGGCTCTTTGACGTCATGGGCGCCATTGTGGTGAGCATTCCTTTGGACAGGGAGGAGGAACTCGTGTCGTTCGCGCCGGAGGAATAG
- a CDS encoding helix-turn-helix transcriptional regulator produces the protein MDDRNHTSLPEKDYLKIIEIIQALNRCQIREDINLVALNHLLPLVEADHMGVAFSGMDIGNKQHLPCRVFMGSFKNRVELSDQEYEAIEKAFPYYKSTAKTLLETFRPVISHDIDIPREELQKELSQFFADHPQYNRDKFFYLKNIESTLAVMEPRDWNLAMGFNRFYPGAKFWTRREIRLIELLRPTLFTAVKRVAIQEQVKTHKALVAALDQTGAPMALVGEGGRVLYRNAAFSTMVEVDTGGVLPRPMRELVEQQVARMSPDEIPESGAPLLAFFPQGQAVYRLDFTQLFRDGNRADPAWILRLHPVDDPYTRLRLNLQKAGLTPREMETAILAGDGLDDVDIAQRLFISPNTLKNHFKSIYRKLDVHSRTQLVARLRPPPEP, from the coding sequence ATGGACGACCGGAACCACACCTCACTTCCTGAAAAAGATTACTTGAAAATCATTGAGATCATCCAGGCCTTGAACCGTTGCCAGATCAGGGAGGATATAAATCTGGTAGCTCTCAATCATCTTCTACCCTTAGTGGAAGCGGACCACATGGGAGTCGCTTTTAGCGGCATGGATATTGGCAACAAACAACATTTACCCTGCAGGGTTTTTATGGGATCGTTTAAGAATAGGGTGGAGTTGAGTGATCAGGAGTATGAGGCCATTGAAAAAGCATTTCCCTACTATAAATCCACGGCCAAAACTCTGCTTGAAACGTTCAGGCCGGTGATTTCTCATGACATCGATATACCAAGAGAAGAGCTACAAAAAGAACTTAGCCAATTTTTTGCGGACCATCCGCAATATAATCGGGACAAATTCTTTTATCTCAAAAATATAGAATCCACTTTGGCTGTTATGGAGCCACGGGACTGGAATCTGGCTATGGGTTTCAATCGTTTTTACCCTGGAGCCAAGTTTTGGACACGACGGGAAATTCGCCTGATTGAACTGCTGCGTCCTACCTTGTTCACCGCTGTCAAACGCGTGGCCATCCAGGAACAGGTAAAAACCCACAAGGCGTTGGTTGCAGCACTGGATCAAACCGGCGCACCCATGGCGCTGGTAGGAGAAGGCGGACGTGTGCTGTATCGCAATGCGGCGTTTTCGACGATGGTGGAAGTGGATACGGGAGGCGTGCTACCACGGCCTATGCGAGAGTTGGTGGAACAACAGGTGGCGCGGATGAGTCCCGATGAGATCCCGGAATCCGGCGCGCCCCTCCTTGCATTTTTCCCTCAGGGGCAAGCCGTTTACCGTCTTGATTTCACACAATTGTTTCGGGATGGAAACAGGGCCGACCCTGCATGGATTTTACGCCTGCATCCCGTTGACGATCCTTACACCCGGCTTCGCTTGAATCTGCAAAAGGCCGGGCTGACGCCAAGAGAAATGGAAACTGCCATCCTGGCGGGCGACGGCCTGGACGACGTCGACATCGCCCAACGCCTGTTCATCTCCCCCAACACTCTTAAAAACCATTTCAAAAGTATCTACAGAAAGCTCGACGTCCACTCGCGCACGCAACTGGTGGCCCGCCTGCGGCCACCGCCGGAACCTTAG